CGACGTTCTTGCCGGCGACATCAAGCCGGCCCGCCAGCAGCGCGGCGAGGCCCACTGCGCCGCCCGGCTCCACCACGAGCTTCAGCTCGCGATAGGCGAACGCGACGGCGGCGCCGACTTCCTTGTCCGAGGCCGTGACGCCGCGCGCGAGCAGCTTGCTGTTGATCGCAAAGGTCATCTCGCCGGGGATCAGGGCCATCAGCGCATCGCAGATGGTGCGGCCCGCGGGCCCGTGCGGCTCGCGATGGCCGGCGGATAGTGAAATGCCGTGATCGTCGAACGACTCGGGCTCGGCCACCACGATCTCGGCCAGCGGATAGCGCGCCTTCACCGCTGTCGCGACGCCCGCAATCAGGCCGCCGCCCGAGGCCGGGGCCACCACGATGTCGGGGCTGAGGCCGAGCGCCGCCATGTCCTCGGCGATCTCGCGGCCGGCGGTGCCCTGGCCTGCGATCACGAAGGGATCGTCATAGGGCCGCACCAGCGTTGCGCCACGCTTCTCCGCGATGCCGCGCGAGATCGCCTCGCGGTCGTCGTTGTAACGGTCGTAGAGCACGACCTCGGCGCCATAGGATTTGGTGCGCTCGCGCTTCGATAGCGGCGCATCCGCCGGCATCACGATGGTTGCCTGCATGTCGAGGATCTTGGCCGCGGCCGCCACGCCCTGGGCGTGGTTGCCGGAGGAGAACGCGACGACGCCGCCGGCGCGCTTGTCCTGCGGGATCGAGGCGACCTTGTTGAAGGCGCCGCGGAACTTGAACGAGCCGGTGCGCTGGAGCATCTCCGGCTTCAGGAACACTTTCGCACCGACGCGCTCGTTGAGGACGGGAAACGACAACAGCGGGGTACGAATGGCATAGGGCGCGATCACGCGCGCAGCGGCGTCGATGTCGGCGGGGCCGATCGGGAGGAGCTGTTCGGTCATGCCGGATGTTATCGCGCCCGATGAGCCTCGGGCAAGACACCTCCGCGCGATGGACCGCGGTTTTCAGGCTACGAAGCTAACCGGCTCTGCCCCATTCCGGCCCGGAAGCACCGCGCCGACGGCTTCAATGCTGTCCACGAAAGCCCTCGCCGAGGCCTCCCAGGTGTAATTGGAGGCGAACGCGACGCAGTCCTGCCGGGGGACGTCGAGCGCCGCAAAGCAGGCGTTGCGGAGGTCGTGATCGAGCGCACCGACCGGCGCATCGCCGATCACGTCGCGGGGACCCTTCACCGGGAAGGCCGCGACCGGCAGGCCGCTTGCGAGCGCTTCGAGCAGCACCAGGCCGAACGTGTCGGTTTTGCTGGGAAACACGAACACGTCGGCCGCCGCATAGATGTCCGCCAGTTCCTCACCGTGCTTCTCGCCGAGGAAGATCGCGTCCGGATAGGCCTCTTCGAGCGAGGCGCGCGCGGGGCCGTCGCCGACGATCACCTTGGTCCCGGGCAGATCGAGATCGAGGAACGCCTCGAGATTCTTCTCCACCGCAACCCGGCCCACCGACAGGAACACCGGCGCCGGCAGGCAGAGG
The sequence above is drawn from the Bradyrhizobium amphicarpaeae genome and encodes:
- a CDS encoding threonine/serine dehydratase; this encodes MTEQLLPIGPADIDAAARVIAPYAIRTPLLSFPVLNERVGAKVFLKPEMLQRTGSFKFRGAFNKVASIPQDKRAGGVVAFSSGNHAQGVAAAAKILDMQATIVMPADAPLSKRERTKSYGAEVVLYDRYNDDREAISRGIAEKRGATLVRPYDDPFVIAGQGTAGREIAEDMAALGLSPDIVVAPASGGGLIAGVATAVKARYPLAEIVVAEPESFDDHGISLSAGHREPHGPAGRTICDALMALIPGEMTFAINSKLLARGVTASDKEVGAAVAFAYRELKLVVEPGGAVGLAALLAGRLDVAGKNVVIVLSGGNVDADLFSELVA
- a CDS encoding glycosyltransferase family 4 protein, translating into MRILVATDAWHPQVNGVVRTLTKLADAGKSLGVEFEFLTPQSFRTFAMPSYRDVRLAMPRPARIAKLIAEAQPDSIHIATEGPIGLMVRRYCRQRKLPFTTSFHTRFPEYVRARVPVPGSLIWRALRRFHAPSRAVMAATPALGRELTERGFDNVVLWPRGVDTHLFHPRAIDLCLPAPVFLSVGRVAVEKNLEAFLDLDLPGTKVIVGDGPARASLEEAYPDAIFLGEKHGEELADIYAAADVFVFPSKTDTFGLVLLEALASGLPVAAFPVKGPRDVIGDAPVGALDHDLRNACFAALDVPRQDCVAFASNYTWEASARAFVDSIEAVGAVLPGRNGAEPVSFVA